Sequence from the Undibacterium piscinae genome:
TACTTTTTTGGTCCCGCTGTTTTTTAAATAGCGGGACTTTTTTGATTCTCCTGGTCGCGGGAGATCAACACCGCAAAAACGAACATTCCGTTTGAATTTGCAATTTTTGGAGCAACAAAATGAAAGTTATCGCATTTACACGCACATTACAGGGCACCGGAGCGAGCCGCCGCCTGCGTATCGCTGGTCAAACTCCAGGTATCATTTACGGTGGCACTGCAGCACCAGTATCGATCACTCTGGATCACAATGCTTTGTACCATGCATTGAAAAAAGAAGCTTTCCACGCATCGATCCTGGATATGGATCTCGACGGTAAAGTAGAAAAAGTTCTGTTGCGCGACTTCCAAGTCCACGCATACAAACAATTGGTATTGCACGCTGATTTCCAACGCGTAGATCCAACTAAGAGCATCCACGTTAAAGTGCCTTTGCACTTCATCAACGCAGAAGTTTCTCCTGCAGTGAAATTGTCCGCAGCTGTTATCAGCCACGTTTTGGTTGATCTGGACGTTGCTTGCTTGCCTGCTGACTTGCCAGAATTCATCACTGTTGATCTGTCTACTCTGGAAGCTGGTCAATCACTGCACGTTTCTAGCCTGACATTGCCTACTGGTGTTACTGCAGTTGTTCACGGTGACGATGCGACTGTTGCTATCGCAGTTGTACCGCGTGGTGCAGTTGTTGCTGAAGCTCCAGCTAAGTAATTTGCCTTCTTATCCGGTGCATGCCGGATAAAAGCAAAACAAGAACCGCCAGCGATGGCGGTTTTTTTTCGTCAAGAATACCCGGAACACCGGACCTGCCTCAACGCTCACGTTATCGACGGACTCAGATTCCGAGCCATCCACTACACGCATGCAGGCGGATCAGGCTATTCACGCCCCATGTATTTAACCTATGATAATGCCAGCTGTCATTTTTTAATCTTTCCATAAGATTCCCGCCCTCTTTTTCAAAGGAAGCATTTTGGCTATCAGCACACCACGATCGACTCTCCTCACTATCGCCCTCAGCCTGGTGGCGCCCCTGAGCGTCTGCCAGGCACAATCGGCACTACCAGTCTACGATACCAGCTACAGCATAGTCAGCCCGGTACAGGCAAAACACGGCATGGTGGCGAGCGAGCAAGCCCTGGCCACGCAGGTAGGGCTAGAGGTGCTCAAGCGCGGCGGCAATGCGATAGACGCCAGCGTAGCGGTCGGCTTCGCGCTGGCGGTGGTGCTACCGAATGCCGGCAATATCGGCGGCGGTGGCTTCATGCTGATTCACGATGCCAAGAGCGGCAAAGACATAGCATTAGATTTTCGCGAAATGGCCCCCTCCGCCGCCAGCCGCGATATGTATCTCGATGCTGCCGGAAAAGTGATACCGCGCAGCTCGACTTTCAGCCATCTGGCAGTGGGTGTGCCTGGCACCGTGGCGGGTCTGGATCTGGCATTGAAAAAATACGGCAGCATGCCGCTCAAGGAACTAATTGCACCAGCTATCAAACTGGCAGAGCAAGGTTTTGAAATCAGTCCCCATCTTGCCGATATGCTGGCCGCCAGCCGCGAACATCTGGGTAAATGGCCGGCCAGCCGTGCGATTTTTTTCAAGGGTGAGCGTCCGCTACAGGCCGGCGAAGTTCTGGTACAAAAAGACCTGGCACGCTCGCTGCGACTAATCGGTGAACAAGGACCCAAGGTTTTTTATGAAGGTGAGATAGCGAAAAAAATCGTCGCCGAAATGACCGCTCATCAAGGCCTCATTAGTAGCGCCGACATGAAAAATTACCGCGCAATAGAACGCCAACCAGTCTCAGGCAATTATCGCGGCTATCAAGTGCTGTCTATGCCACCACCGAGTTCGGGCGGAGTCCACATCGTACAAATGCTCAATATGCTGGAAAACTATCCGGTAAAACAGCAAGGCGTCAACAGCGCACAAAACCTGCATCTGATGAGCGAAGTCATGAAACTCGCCTACGTCGATCGATCCGAATATCTGGGTGATCCTGATTTCAGTAAAGTGCCAGTGAAAGAACTCACCTCACCGGCATACGCAAAAGAGCTGGTAAAAAAAATCAATGCGGAACAGGCGACGCCATCTAGCCAAATTAAACCGGGTAAATTAGCTGCCTATGAGAGCGATCAGACTACCCACTATTCGGTGGCAGATCAACATGGCAACGTAGTTGCCACTACCTATACCCTCAACCTCCTGTTCGGTAGCGGCATCGTCGCCGCCGGTACTGGCATTACCTTAAATAATGAGATGGATGATTTTTCCATCAAGGCCGGAGTGCCAAATGCCTTTGGTCTCATCGGTGGTGCCGCCAATGCGGTTGAAGCAAACAAACGCCCCTTAAGCTCCATGTCACCAACGATTATTCTCAAGGATGGCAAGCCATTTCTGGCCACCGGCAGCCCCGGTGGCAGCCGCATTATCACCACCACCCTGCAAATGATCATGAACGTCATCGATCATGAGATGAACGTGGCGGACGCAAGCCTGACGCCACGTATCCACCATCAATGGGAGCCGGATCAATTGCGCCTGGAAAAAGGCATCAGTATCGATACCCAAAATATCCTTAGGCAAAAAGGCCAGAACATCGTCATCGCCAGGCCTATGGGCCGTACCCAGACCATACAAATAAAGGCAGATGGTTTTGAAGGCTATTCCGACCCGCGTAACCCGGATGGAAAAACCCTGGGTTATTAATTATCTTGATTTAAAAAAGCCTAAATCACACAAAAAAGCCTTGAAAAATATCAAGGCTTTTCCATTTAAACGCAAGACAAACTGATCCACATCAAGTTTCCGAAATTCAACTCCCCTAGAATCGAGCGCAAAGCCAATTTTTGGCGAAAACTAAGCTAGTGACGAATGGGAGCGGGAATGACGATAGAATTATTTAACGATGGCAAGCACATTTGCCTGATGTTCAACGATCTTGGCAAAGGTGCCAGCGATGAAGCAGTGCAAGCCAACCAGTTTCTAATCGTCTCCGATGGTGAGGGTGCGCTGATAGACCCTAGCGGCAATATCACTTACAACAGCCTGCTACTGGAGATGCAAAAACATCTGCCCAGGAAGCAACTCAAATATCTGTTCGCTTCACATCAAGACCCCGACATTATCGGCGCACTCGATAAATGGCTGTTCAGTACCGAATGCCAGTTGTATGTGTCGGCCTTATGGTCGCGCTTTGTGCCGCACTTTTGCAACCTGAACCGCGCCGACGGCCGCATCACCGGGATACCCGACCAAGGTATGGGTATCGCGCTGCGCGACACCGTCATTCATGCAATTCCCGCGCACTTCTTACACGCCGAAGGCAATTTCCAGTTTTATGACAGTAAGTCAAAAATTCTGTTCTCGGGTGACATGGGCGCGTCCATGGTCGACGCCCATGAAATCAGCGCTCCCATCAGTACAAAAGACGAATTTTATGCACAGCTACATACGATGAGCGGCTTTCACAAGCGCTACATGGTGTCGAATAAAGTCTGCCGCTTTTGGGTCAATATGGTGCGACAAATGGATGTGCAGATGCTGGTCCCCCAGCATGGCCGCTACATGGTAGGTGCCGCGATACCTGCATTCCTAGACTGGATAGAAAATCTGCAATGCGGGATTGATCTGTTCACGCAGGAGCACTATCGTTTTTTGAGGCGTCTTTTTGCAGAATAGCCAATATTTCAGGTCTTTTTTATCCATAAATCTCATTTTATAGAAAATTTTTCTCCCGGCTTTTTAATGCCTGCGCCATCTGTTCATTGTTGCGATGTCGTTATTCGGACTGAGGAAAAATCTGTTCCGACCAAGCCTAGCGCCAAGCATCGCTGCGCTTAGTACGACTTTACGGCGTTTTCTACCAACAAAAAAAAACCTCATTGATAGAGATGCAGACCGCATACACTAAGGCACACAGAAGCAATACGTCGCCATTGTATTGCGAGCCCGATAGTGCAACAAAGGTATGCGCTCTAGAAATAGTTTTTAGTTCCCGACATGGCGAACGCAACAAGGCCACTGTAATTTTTCGCAAGTCCTACCGATACCAGAACGCCGCCAATTACCAAGCTATGGCTGGCGACAACCAGCATCAATAAGGAATGATATGCACGAGCACACTCAACAATGGCAAATGGATACCCTGCTGACTCATGCCGGCCGCAAGGGCAAGGCGCATAGTGGCCCGGTTAATCCGCCGGTGATCCGCGCTTCCACCATGCTATTCCCGAATGTCGCTGCGCTCAAGCAAGCCACCGGCACCCGCGGCATCTATGGCCGCCACGGCAACGAGACCACTCACGCGCTCGAGCACGCGCTGTGCGCCGCCGAAGGTGCCGCTGCCTGCCTGCTGACGCCATCGGGCCTCTCTGCCATCACCACCACCCTGCTGGCCTTGCTGCAACCTGGCGACCATTTATTGATGGTCGATACTACCTATGACCCTACCCGTTTATTTTGCGATGGCATGCTCAGGCAAATCGGCGTCAGCACCACGTATTACGATCCTTTGATAGGCGCTGACATCAGCGCATTGATGCAGCCCAATACCAAAGTCATCTTCGTAGAGTCGCCCGGTTCACTCACATTTGAAGTGCAAGACATTCCCGCCATCGCCAAGGTAGCCCATGCGCAAGGCGCACTGGTCGTCTCCGACAGCACCTGGGCCACGCCGATAGGCTGGTCCAGTTTTGAACTAGGTATCGATGTCTCGCTGCACGCTGCCACCAAATACATCGTCGGCCACTCCGATGCGCTGATGGGCATCATCCTCACCACGGCAGCCTTGGCAGAGCGTCTGCGCTGCACCTACAAGCAACTCGGCTTAACCATCAGCGGCGACGATGCCGCACTGGCCTTACGCGGCCTGCGCACGCTGTCGGCACGTCTGGCCATGCACAGAACCAGCGCGCATCAAGTCGCAACCTGGTTAAAAGCCCAACCGGAAATCGCCGAAGTGCTGTACCCGCCTATGGAAGGCAGCGCCGGCCATGAGTTATGGAAACGCGATTTCCGCCCTGAATATGCGTGCGGTCTGATGGGTGCAGTGTTTCGCGCTGACATTACCGAACAACAAGTGGCGGCGCTGATAGACCGCGGCGGCGCTGATTACCGAACCGAACTGTTCGGCATAGGCTTTAGCTGGGGCGGCTTCGAAAGCCTGATACTGCCAACCGCGCCACGCAACTGCCGGCATAACGCCGATCACTGGCAAGCGCCTATGATGCGTCTGCATATAGGCTTGGAAGGTGTGCAGGATTTAATCAGTGATCTGCAAATGACGCTACTAGCCACACGATCTAATCCGGCCTTGTAGCGCAAGTAGGCTTCGCGTGGCGCTACGGCTGAGAGTAGCAAAGCCACCTGCCGAGGCTTGCTGCGGCACCAAAGAGGCGAAGATACTGGCGATCACGATGGCGGTTTTCGGGTTGCTCAATTGCGTCCCCAAGCCCAAGACAAATGCCCGACGCACGCTGCCCACTTGCGATCCTCGCGCCTGCGGCGTCTCAGTCACTACACTTAAGCTATCAGGGGCGGCACTCCAGATGCGATATGCCATCAGCAGCGCACCCGCTAGTTTTAATCCTAAGTATAGCCACGGCACAGCTGTCAATAAAGCCTGCAAGCCCAACAGCGCGGCGGCGGCAAACACACTACCACCGACACCCATGCCGAAGGCGGCCGCTAAGCCTTGCTGACGACTGCGGGTGCGATTCGCGCCACCATCACAAAGCTAGGGCCTGGGCTCATCGCGCCCAAGGCAATGTGACTGCGCTCGCGATCAATATTTCATGCATGCTTACTCCTTAATTTGGTCTGCAGGTGCTGGCGGTGCCAGTCATGAGCTGTGCCGCCTATACTTCTTGTCAAAGTCGGCTTTGGCAACGCCGCAATCAGGGCATTTCCAAGCTCATCGATGTCTGTCCATCGTGTACCGGCGGCGATCCCCTCCTCTGGCAGACCTAAGCTTTCATCGTAAATAAAACCGCAAATGGCGCATTGATATGTTTTCATACTGAACTACTTTCTATCGTTGAAAAAAGATTTAGATTAAGGCTGGCTTTTGAGATAGGCGATCAAATCTTCGCGGTCTTTGGCGCTGGCCACGGCATAGCCCATTTTTTGCCCAGGGATGAATTTTTCTGGATTACTCAACCACAGATCCAGGTTCTTTTCTGTCCACAGCAGCTTAGACTTTTTGAGGGCGGGGCTGTACTCAAAATCAGCAACGCTACCGGCTTTTCGACCAAACACGCCCTTATGCGCTGGCCCGGCCATACTCGCAGCGATGGAGTGACAGGCGATACACTGCGCACCGTACAAAAGCTGACCGTTTTTTAAATCGCCTTCAGCCTGCGCCAGTGGCGCGAGCAAGGCGCTCAACAGCGTGACTGTAGTTAGAATAATTTTCATCAAAGCTCCCCATCCAGGTAGGCGCGCTAGCCGCTTTTGCGTGCGCAAAGCGGCCAACACAAAACTGCAATCAGGCACCGAACAACATGGCTTTTGGCAAGGGCAAACCCAGGGCATTATTTAGAATGGCCCAATGCGCCACTTCATCGGCGGCCAATCTGGCGGCGATTTTGGCAAATGCACTATCTTTAAACGCTGGGATCACGCTCAGATAAGCATTGGTCGCCCCTAGTTCCAAGGACAAGGCCAATTTCAAAATATCTTCCTGACTCTTCAATTCGGCTGCATTGAGTGCTTTGGCATACACCTCCAGAGATTTTTCCTCTACCGCTTTTCCACCCAGTTTGACGATGGCGCCTATCAGCAAATCTCTATGGATTTTGTGATCGTCCTGAAAGCGCAGCGCAATATCGAGCACCGGTTTTTGCAGCAAGCCACTCTTGGCCCCCAAGGTGTAGGCGTTAATCCCCTGATGCTCCAATCCTAAAGCGACGTTCAAAATGCCGACATCATTGGCGATGTCGCCCTTACTGCCTGCCGCATTCGCCTCTTGTCCCGCCAATAGGAGAACGGCACCACCGGACAACATTGCGACACTACTGCCACGCAAAAAACCACGTCGGGTATTGCTTTGCTCGATTAAATTCTTGATCATTTTTACTCTCCATTTATCCTCCATCGCCATTTACACCCATGGTAATTGGCTGGAGTGAGATCATCATAAACACATAAAAATAGTTTGTACAGTTAAATATGTCTTAAGTGTTTAAATGGCGCGATAAAATGATTATTGCTAAAGTGAGAAAGCGATCTCCGGTCTTTCCCAGCGGGCCTCATCGATTCATTTTTCGACGCACTTCAAGTACCGACTGAACAAGCATCGTTGCGATTTCACGACAAAACGTCCACTCTCGGCATACAGGCGTAGACTCACTGGGTTGTTGAGTATTTATATTTCGATGTTGGTCACGCATATCAACAGTTAGGAAAATAATAATGAAAAACGCTCTTTTCCCCACAGTAATCGCCACTGTTTTATCAATGATTACGCTGCCCGCCTTAGCCGAACTTGTCATCGTCGTTAATCCTCAAAACCAAGCCTCGCGCATGACGTCGGCGCAAGCCTCACAATTTTTCCTTGGCGGCTCGGTCATGTTTACTCCTCTTGAGCAAGCGGACGGTTCAGCGATCCGTAGCGAATTTTATAAAAAAGTCTTAGAAAAAGAACCGTCACAGGTGCAGGCAATCTGGGCAAAAATTGTCTTCACGGGCAAGGGCAAGCCGCCCAAAGAATATAAGTCGAGTGTAGAAGTCAAAAAAGCGATAAGCGAGAATGTGAACGCCATCGGGTATATAGAAAAATCGGCAGTAGATGACAGCGTTAAAGTCATCGCGACCATACCTTGAAGCCTGCCATATTGATTACTCTTTTAGGAGACTATGCGATGAAACACACATTATTAGCTTTGAGCCTGGCCAGCCTTATTCCAATGACAGCATCCGCGATCGACTTAACGGAAGACGGTAGCTGGAAACTGACTGGATTTTACAATCTGACCGGCGCCAAGGTATTAAGTGGTTCTGCACTTGGCAGCAGCGACCCATGGACCTACCAGCAATGGAAATGTCCATGCACGATACAGGGCTGGGAATATGCCAGCGTCTACCAAAAGAGCAAAGGCTTCCAGGTCGATCAGGAGTCACTGCTTGGGGTTCAGATCAAGAAGGATTTCACACCTACTTTTTCGGCGACCGCACAACTCATTAGTCGCGCAAACAATCCCAACGATGGCTCACGTCCGACAGTAGACTGGGCCTATGCGACCTGGACGCCTTCAGCCGATTCTGCCTGGACTTTCCAGGCCGGTAAGATGCGCATCCCCTTGTACTATTACAGCGATTATCTGTACATAGGCTACGCCTATCCTTGGGTGCGACCAGCACCGGACGTATATGGCTGGCCTATCTATGCCTACAACGGCGCGAATGTCAGTTATCGCACTCAAGTGGGAAATAGCGATTGGGCCGCCACCATCGCCGCATGGACCGGCGGCTATACACAAAAAGAGAACGCATACGATACCCTGATTTATTACACCACGCCGACGCACGAATCCTGGAAAAGTATTCTGGGTACGTCTGTAGCGGTGAACAACGGTATTTTTGACGTTCGTGCCATGTTCATGGGATATAAAGACAGTACCTGGCAAGATAATCCTGATGGCAGCCGTCTGTATTTTGTTCAGGATCAATCGACCAAGATCATGGGAATCTCCGCCAATATGGATTATAAAAATTGGCTGATCAAAACCGAGGTGGATCGCTATGAACAAGTCGATGCGGCGAAAGGGCTCAACAACATTTATAAATATGCCTTGTTTGCGGTAGGCTATCAATATAAAGAGTGGACTCCGATGTACACCTATTCACAGTACACCACAGTCAATGAGCCGACTGAAGGACGTAACACGCACTATCTGTCTTTGCGTTGGGATTTTAGAAAAAATACCGCACTTAAACTGCAGTACGATGTCAGCAAGGATAAGTCACATTATTCTTATCCATTTTTTGGTGACTCAAAGTTAATCTCTATTTCCTTACAGGGAGTTTTTTAGTTACGCGGAAAATGTCGCTATGCGATGCTGATCTTCAGTCCCGCATAGCGATACCGACCCGGTAGATTTTTTGCTCATCCCACACAGATCTTCCGCATATTCTGGTTTTATTGGGGTTTTATTCTGGATTATTGCTGCGTTTTCATGATTCATCGCTCCCTGCGTTCACTCCCGTCTTAAATCCTTGGACAGCCTTACCCAGATCGCTGCCGATATTACTGATTCTTTTATTGCCAAAGATCAGTTCGATAGTTGATTGATTGAATGATGATCACAACGCCGGTTCAGGCTTTCCTTCTAGCGCTTTCCGTCACATAGCCTGCTGGCATATGTCCATCCAGTTTAGGAAATTGCGCTAATTTTTTCGCATTCCAGCGCGCCAGTCTTCCTTTGCCCAGAGCGGGTACTCGCAGGGTATCGACTTGATAATTACTCTTTTTAAAGACAGGGTCGAAGCGCCCGTTGGCCAAGTCTCGCGTATACGGTCTGCTGGCCAGCGATAGCGCCGCAATCGCAAATGGATCTAGCTTGCGACTAAACCGGGCATAGCCTTGATACAAAAAATTTTCGGCAACCCGGCGATCGCTGTCTTGTATCAGGCTATCCATAATTTCGTGTAATAAGTCGCCGACACTGGCGTATTTGAGCAGGATAAAAAACCGGTGATGATCTAACTCTGGAAAATCACCCTCTATCATTCTGGCCAAAGGCGCTAGCCCAAGCTGTAAATCGAGTAACAGCATACCTTTTTGCTGCTGCTGTTCAAGCAGAGTGATGCGTCTTTGCCCGACTCTAAGCGAACTCAAGCACGCCTGTATTTCAGCCACAGTCAGCGGCACATCGTGTCTGGCGGGATTGCATAAGTCGCGATTATTCGCCATTAAAGGCAAATCCTGATGGCAACTAAACGCGGCACTAGCGCGACCAGAAACAGGCTCGCGCAGCGTGAGTAGTTCGCGTATTTCGTGTTCACGCGCTTTTTTCACTGCCAGAAATGCGGTTTGTATCACTTCTGAAGTCGGTGTATAGCTCTCTATGCGCCATTTTCTGCCATACACCAGTTTGCGCGCCCGGATGAGATTGCCGCGCTCGTAATTTTCCCGTCCTATCATACCAACTTGTAAATACAAGCCATTAAGATCCTGATCAGCGAACAAGAGGCTATGCTGGTCTAGCCGTATGTGAGCAAGGGTTTCCTGCACGCTAGCAAGACTTTGCTGATATTCCAGATAATGCTGAGGGATGCAGCTACGGCCATTCTTCAAACGGACGTGCGGCGCATGTAACATCGGTGTTTCAGCTAAATTATTCGTGAGACCGCGACTGCGATAAGTCGTGTTGAGTTGCGATGCTTGGACACATGTGAATTTCCATCAATGGCAAAAGCATCTTTTGCTGACGTAGTAGTTATCCATAGAGTGCATTGAGGTCAGATGCGAACCGGCGACCCTGCCCTGCATTCCCAATCTGTGGCTGTGATAAGCCAGTGTCTCAATATGGCGCGACATCGGGTCATCGCTTTCATCACAATGCATGTCGACCCGCAGGCCTTGTTCTGCGGCGAACTCACACAACAGCCGCACCGACTCGGCGCCATCGGCCATAGTGCGTTCAAAATGCGGGATGCCGCCGACTACATCAACACCCATGGCGACTGCACGTTTCAGGTTAGCGAAAGCACTGGCGCTACGCAGCAAGCCATCTTGCGGAAACGCCACCAGTTGCAAATCAAGATACGGCGCGACTTGTTTTTTCACCTGCAGCAATGCTTCCGCCGCCAGTAAGCGGTCATCGCAGATATCGACATGCGAGCGTATCGCCAGCAAACCGCGCGCCACTGCCCAATCGCAATAGCGCAAGGCGCGCTCAACGATCGCCTCTTGCGTCAGGCTAGGTTTCAGTTCACCCCATAACGCAATGCCTTCGAGCAAAGTGCCGGATTGATTTACCCTGGGCAAACCATAACTGAGCGTGGCATCCATGTGAAAGTGCGCATCGACAAACGGCGGGCTAAGCAGATTGCCGCCGGCATCAATCTCTGCCTGCGCCTGCAAAGGCAAGCGCTGACCGACAGCAACGATGCGGCCATCGGCAATGGCGAGATCCATCCCGGTTCTACCGTCGGGAAAATTTGCATTACGAATGACTAAGTCCATCGATACTCACCTCATTGATTGAAAAATTTGGGCATTACTCATAGTATGAGTCATAATCCCACCGAAGAAAGGTAGGATTTTATGGCAACAATGAAGCAGGTCGCAGAGAAGGCAAAGGTATCGACTACCACGGTTTCTCATGTCATCAATAATACGCGAGTCGTCAGCGAAGACGCGAGAGAGCGCGTGCTTTCCGTGATCCGTGAGTTACGCTACATCCCCAGCGCAGTGGCGCGTAGTCTAAAAAACGACAAGACACATACGCTGGGCATGATCATCCCAAACAATTCCAATCCGTATTTTGCCGAAGTCATACAGGGTATAGAGGACGAGTCCTTCAAGCTCGGCTACAACATTATTTTATGTAACTCTTACGACGATCCAAAAAAACAGGCCGCGTATACCCGCGTTCTGATGGAAAAACGGATAGATGGCCTGATTCTTGTGGCTTCGGGCTCCGATGAAGAGCTTAACCAATTACTGACCGACGAAGGCATCCCTAAAGTGCTGGTCGATCGCGAAGTTCCGGGCGTAGCGGCTGACTTTATTGAGGCCGATCACGAGCAAGGCGGCTATCTTGCAACCAAATATTTGCTTGATTTAGGTCATCGCGACATCGCCTGTGTGTCTGGTCCGAAAACACTACTCCCCAGCGGTGGACGGGTACAAGGCTACTGGCGCGCCTTGAAGGAAGCCGGAGTGACGCCTCGCGAAGAGTATCTGGCGCACAGTGACTTTACCAGTCAGGGCGGGTTTACTGCCTTCCGGCAATTGCTGGCATTACATCCCCGCCCTACGGCGATCTTTGCAAGCAATGACCTGATGGCGATAGGTGGGCTATGTGCGGCACATCAGGCGGGTATGAAAATTCCGGAGGAGCTCTCGGTCATCGGTTATGACGATATTGCACTGGCGTCGTTCAGTACGCCACCGCTGACCACCATCGCACAACCAAAACATGAAATTGGCGTATTGACCGCACAAGTGATGGTTAAGCGCATACA
This genomic interval carries:
- a CDS encoding LacI family transcriptional regulator — protein: MATMKQVAEKAKVSTTTVSHVINNTRVVSEDARERVLSVIRELRYIPSAVARSLKNDKTHTLGMIIPNNSNPYFAEVIQGIEDESFKLGYNIILCNSYDDPKKQAAYTRVLMEKRIDGLILVASGSDEELNQLLTDEGIPKVLVDREVPGVAADFIEADHEQGGYLATKYLLDLGHRDIACVSGPKTLLPSGGRVQGYWRALKEAGVTPREEYLAHSDFTSQGGFTAFRQLLALHPRPTAIFASNDLMAIGGLCAAHQAGMKIPEELSVIGYDDIALASFSTPPLTTIAQPKHEIGVLTAQVMVKRIQNAELALRREKLETKLMVRQSTAAFNAANSA
- a CDS encoding c-type cytochrome encodes the protein MKIILTTVTLLSALLAPLAQAEGDLKNGQLLYGAQCIACHSIAASMAGPAHKGVFGRKAGSVADFEYSPALKKSKLLWTEKNLDLWLSNPEKFIPGQKMGYAVASAKDREDLIAYLKSQP
- a CDS encoding 50S ribosomal protein L25/general stress protein Ctc; protein product: MKVIAFTRTLQGTGASRRLRIAGQTPGIIYGGTAAPVSITLDHNALYHALKKEAFHASILDMDLDGKVEKVLLRDFQVHAYKQLVLHADFQRVDPTKSIHVKVPLHFINAEVSPAVKLSAAVISHVLVDLDVACLPADLPEFITVDLSTLEAGQSLHVSSLTLPTGVTAVVHGDDATVAIAVVPRGAVVAEAPAK
- a CDS encoding FprA family A-type flavoprotein, which codes for MTIELFNDGKHICLMFNDLGKGASDEAVQANQFLIVSDGEGALIDPSGNITYNSLLLEMQKHLPRKQLKYLFASHQDPDIIGALDKWLFSTECQLYVSALWSRFVPHFCNLNRADGRITGIPDQGMGIALRDTVIHAIPAHFLHAEGNFQFYDSKSKILFSGDMGASMVDAHEISAPISTKDEFYAQLHTMSGFHKRYMVSNKVCRFWVNMVRQMDVQMLVPQHGRYMVGAAIPAFLDWIENLQCGIDLFTQEHYRFLRRLFAE
- the metC gene encoding cystathionine beta-lyase, with product MHEHTQQWQMDTLLTHAGRKGKAHSGPVNPPVIRASTMLFPNVAALKQATGTRGIYGRHGNETTHALEHALCAAEGAAACLLTPSGLSAITTTLLALLQPGDHLLMVDTTYDPTRLFCDGMLRQIGVSTTYYDPLIGADISALMQPNTKVIFVESPGSLTFEVQDIPAIAKVAHAQGALVVSDSTWATPIGWSSFELGIDVSLHAATKYIVGHSDALMGIILTTAALAERLRCTYKQLGLTISGDDAALALRGLRTLSARLAMHRTSAHQVATWLKAQPEIAEVLYPPMEGSAGHELWKRDFRPEYACGLMGAVFRADITEQQVAALIDRGGADYRTELFGIGFSWGGFESLILPTAPRNCRHNADHWQAPMMRLHIGLEGVQDLISDLQMTLLATRSNPAL
- the ggt gene encoding gamma-glutamyltransferase — translated: MVASEQALATQVGLEVLKRGGNAIDASVAVGFALAVVLPNAGNIGGGGFMLIHDAKSGKDIALDFREMAPSAASRDMYLDAAGKVIPRSSTFSHLAVGVPGTVAGLDLALKKYGSMPLKELIAPAIKLAEQGFEISPHLADMLAASREHLGKWPASRAIFFKGERPLQAGEVLVQKDLARSLRLIGEQGPKVFYEGEIAKKIVAEMTAHQGLISSADMKNYRAIERQPVSGNYRGYQVLSMPPPSSGGVHIVQMLNMLENYPVKQQGVNSAQNLHLMSEVMKLAYVDRSEYLGDPDFSKVPVKELTSPAYAKELVKKINAEQATPSSQIKPGKLAAYESDQTTHYSVADQHGNVVATTYTLNLLFGSGIVAAGTGITLNNEMDDFSIKAGVPNAFGLIGGAANAVEANKRPLSSMSPTIILKDGKPFLATGSPGGSRIITTTLQMIMNVIDHEMNVADASLTPRIHHQWEPDQLRLEKGISIDTQNILRQKGQNIVIARPMGRTQTIQIKADGFEGYSDPRNPDGKTLGY
- a CDS encoding ferritin-like domain-containing protein produces the protein MIKNLIEQSNTRRGFLRGSSVAMLSGGAVLLLAGQEANAAGSKGDIANDVGILNVALGLEHQGINAYTLGAKSGLLQKPVLDIALRFQDDHKIHRDLLIGAIVKLGGKAVEEKSLEVYAKALNAAELKSQEDILKLALSLELGATNAYLSVIPAFKDSAFAKIAARLAADEVAHWAILNNALGLPLPKAMLFGA